The following are from one region of the Stanieria sp. NIES-3757 genome:
- a CDS encoding integrase family protein — MKKNRVGKAAIFEDREIRKIRESFSQFHRAIFEIALFTGERMGAIIQLRVTDVYLDPQTRKLHQEITFAARTRKARPDGSRETRQIPIQPDLRSFLLSYQPPRSGYLFPGKESDHITYNAVYDYWSKKFAYLGLDHRGFSTHSTRRWFITQLAQNGIDIKTIQAITGHSNINVLMGYVDASPDRIKNAMATLSI, encoded by the coding sequence GTGAAAAAAAATAGAGTTGGTAAAGCTGCAATTTTTGAAGATCGTGAAATCAGAAAAATTAGAGAAAGTTTTAGCCAGTTTCATCGCGCTATTTTTGAGATTGCCTTGTTTACTGGTGAAAGAATGGGGGCGATTATTCAGCTTCGAGTAACTGATGTTTATCTCGATCCGCAAACTAGAAAACTACACCAGGAAATTACGTTCGCAGCGAGAACTAGAAAAGCGCGTCCAGATGGCAGTAGAGAAACTAGACAAATCCCCATTCAACCAGACTTGAGGAGTTTTTTACTCTCTTATCAACCCCCCAGGTCTGGCTATCTGTTCCCAGGAAAAGAGAGCGATCATATTACTTACAACGCGGTCTATGATTACTGGTCTAAAAAATTTGCTTATCTAGGGCTAGATCATCGTGGTTTTAGCACTCATTCGACCAGGCGATGGTTTATTACTCAATTGGCTCAAAATGGAATTGATATCAAAACTATTCAAGCTATTACTGGTCACAGCAATATCAATGTGCTGATGGGTTATGTCGATGCCTCACCAGACAGGATTAAAAATGCTATGGCTACTCTATCGATCTAA
- a CDS encoding sodium/hydrogen exchanger, which translates to MQVIAIQKKMDALQIEANKLCQTNPDLLDVEAEQLRQELLDIEFTTYTELMRLGRLTEKLPSLLEDILKPQQEKSII; encoded by the coding sequence GTGCAAGTAATTGCCATTCAGAAAAAAATGGATGCTCTACAAATTGAAGCAAATAAACTCTGCCAAACAAATCCAGATTTACTTGATGTTGAAGCTGAACAACTGCGCCAAGAGTTATTAGATATAGAGTTTACAACCTATACTGAATTAATGCGCTTGGGACGTTTGACAGAGAAATTACCTTCTCTATTGGAAGATATTTTAAAACCACAGCAGGAGAAATCAATAATTTAG
- a CDS encoding bifunctional deaminase-reductase domain protein, producing MKTQYYTATSLDGFIADSQNSLEWLFQFGDPEKSSYPNFIREVGSIAMGSTTYEWILKHQINEGADHPQAWAYEQPVWVFTSRTLPTVPGADVRFVQGDVRPVHQEMRAIAGNKNIWLVGGGDLVGQFHDQGLLDEIIVQITSVTLGSGASLLPRQIVTPPLKLLSARVFGNAFVELHYEVPRSH from the coding sequence ATGAAAACTCAGTATTACACTGCTACTAGCTTAGATGGCTTCATTGCCGATTCACAAAATTCTTTAGAGTGGCTCTTTCAGTTCGGTGACCCCGAAAAAAGCAGCTATCCAAATTTCATCCGTGAAGTTGGCAGCATAGCAATGGGTTCGACAACTTACGAATGGATTTTAAAGCATCAGATTAATGAAGGAGCCGATCATCCACAAGCATGGGCTTATGAGCAACCAGTTTGGGTCTTTACTTCTCGCACATTACCAACTGTACCGGGAGCAGATGTCAGATTTGTCCAAGGAGATGTCCGCCCCGTACATCAAGAGATGAGGGCGATCGCAGGCAACAAGAATATTTGGCTTGTGGGCGGTGGAGACTTGGTTGGTCAATTTCACGATCAAGGGCTGCTGGATGAAATCATTGTTCAGATTACGTCAGTAACACTTGGTAGCGGAGCATCTTTGCTACCACGTCAGATTGTTACACCTCCATTAAAACTTCTATCTGCAAGAGTTTTTGGCAATGCCTTTGTAGAGCTTCATTATGAAGTTCCCCGATCACACTGA
- a CDS encoding unnamed protein product: protein MIASPILSPPKPLNLPPIKNLSAPIGGIVKNAAKVAPGIGGGIGLFLLKELIAPAPANEGEDEFLRKLKNPYNPSKLVDTAFEQPAPYYGGGVSGSQYKMHIRFRYSSGNYEDYYSGPTYTGKCTWGTPVITFNHGQNSTTGLYSYNWNIPFTYNNGVASSISWVGYNEAKPMGWVKQDVGADVNPPPIVPGAQEQGTQNPVVSGEPPYTNDEFFKKFGAPPRLNSDLFAPPVPGKSAPPQITPVPTGETFPNANSQAPAQAPPITDPAKDVPKINTAPASSDNTYTRTYTKTGSDAWGSTPGIKTYSPGVDNLGLKTPASVKPSSQGGVTSGGGVTPLNPPTTSNPPVIDVPTPSNTDNLITALGSTLALILDQTSKTKIKEATGEAVCEKTSPGQCLSNMFNGKPSWADGLNAGLNAGQLVYLKDIFAFTKSTNEIVKNARYGLEAAQNFAETAWKSLHLDKVLQAFNTVLLIHNAMMLSRNLGESLGDVTSQVLNAFGIKDEKDQPLDVNQIIGDKVTAVITAVIGQEAYTDITSTFNKANRILQAAQGVVWAIRSAKDAASEVGEVLGGWIAKIGNNMLSQGHFEDRSYNWMDEEPKFREHHSKFVDKLDNYEDAVGQVSSLVGNSTEFVEAINETTTNTKTLLELVDEFDEPKETAETIEKTASASPDIANTDLNKKEDDD from the coding sequence ATGATTGCCTCTCCTATTCTGTCTCCTCCCAAACCTCTTAATCTACCTCCCATTAAAAATCTTTCCGCTCCCATTGGAGGAATTGTTAAAAACGCTGCTAAAGTCGCTCCTGGGATAGGCGGAGGGATAGGGTTATTTTTACTTAAAGAATTAATTGCACCAGCACCAGCTAATGAAGGAGAGGATGAGTTTTTAAGGAAGCTCAAAAATCCTTACAATCCAAGCAAGCTCGTGGATACTGCGTTTGAACAGCCTGCGCCTTACTATGGAGGCGGTGTAAGTGGTAGCCAATACAAGATGCATATTCGTTTTAGGTATTCTAGCGGCAACTACGAAGATTATTACTCTGGTCCAACTTACACGGGAAAATGCACTTGGGGAACACCTGTTATTACCTTTAATCATGGGCAAAATAGCACAACAGGTTTATATTCCTACAACTGGAATATCCCTTTTACTTACAACAATGGCGTAGCTAGCTCAATCTCTTGGGTTGGATACAATGAAGCTAAGCCGATGGGATGGGTTAAACAGGACGTAGGAGCGGATGTCAATCCACCACCAATAGTCCCAGGAGCGCAGGAGCAAGGGACACAAAATCCCGTAGTAAGTGGCGAACCGCCTTACACTAACGATGAGTTTTTTAAGAAATTTGGCGCGCCTCCGAGGTTGAATTCTGATTTATTCGCTCCCCCTGTTCCAGGCAAATCGGCACCTCCTCAAATAACTCCTGTTCCGACAGGTGAAACCTTTCCTAATGCCAATAGTCAAGCTCCTGCACAAGCTCCTCCAATAACTGACCCTGCTAAAGATGTTCCAAAAATAAATACCGCTCCTGCTTCTTCAGATAACACTTACACCAGAACTTATACCAAAACTGGTTCAGACGCTTGGGGTTCTACACCAGGAATTAAAACTTACTCTCCAGGGGTTGATAATTTGGGGCTGAAAACTCCAGCAAGCGTTAAACCTAGCAGTCAAGGGGGAGTTACTTCAGGCGGTGGAGTTACACCTCTTAATCCTCCTACTACGTCAAATCCTCCTGTAATAGACGTACCAACACCATCTAACACGGATAACCTGATCACGGCTTTAGGCTCAACCCTTGCTCTTATTCTCGATCAAACTAGTAAAACAAAGATTAAGGAAGCAACAGGGGAGGCAGTCTGCGAAAAAACCTCTCCTGGTCAATGTTTAAGCAATATGTTTAATGGAAAACCAAGTTGGGCTGATGGATTAAATGCAGGACTTAATGCTGGTCAGTTGGTTTACCTCAAAGACATATTTGCTTTTACCAAAAGCACCAACGAAATAGTTAAAAATGCCAGATATGGATTAGAGGCTGCTCAGAATTTTGCCGAGACAGCGTGGAAGTCATTACATTTGGACAAAGTTTTGCAAGCGTTTAATACAGTGTTATTAATTCATAACGCAATGATGTTATCTCGCAATTTAGGGGAAAGTTTGGGAGATGTTACAAGCCAAGTATTAAATGCGTTTGGAATTAAGGATGAAAAAGACCAGCCGTTAGACGTAAACCAGATTATCGGTGACAAAGTAACAGCCGTTATAACCGCCGTCATCGGACAAGAAGCCTATACAGATATCACCTCAACCTTTAACAAGGCAAACAGGATATTACAGGCAGCCCAAGGGGTTGTCTGGGCAATTAGAAGTGCCAAAGATGCAGCCAGCGAAGTCGGCGAGGTGCTTGGAGGATGGATAGCTAAAATAGGCAACAATATGCTTTCGCAAGGGCATTTCGAGGATCGTTCTTATAACTGGATGGACGAAGAACCAAAATTTAGAGAGCATCATAGTAAATTTGTCGACAAACTAGACAACTACGAAGACGCAGTAGGACAGGTTAGCTCTTTAGTTGGCAACAGTACTGAATTTGTCGAAGCTATTAACGAAACTACGACCAACACTAAAACTTTACTGGAATTAGTAGATGAATTTGACGAACCCAAGGAAACAGCAGAGACAATTGAAAAAACTGCCAGTGCCTCACCAGATATAGCCAACACTGACCTAAATAAAAAAGAGGATGATGATTAA
- a CDS encoding hypothetical protein (protein of unknown function DUF1400): MGSFVPAQAAQTINFLTPSPLKFSLSISSLEIFAADGKVDRSLADYMRFARANEEEKERFREVLLKRAEIDPILFSRLLRTEMGEDMLSRWGQHIAIQGGRNGKYALRGALIKSAFDDNGLSLINILRHLPTNIEIDLRRALSLANRVDLIITATNFFHDEIFRLAQQEVVNASPVDFTKLPDLRLPGELGVEKKRWRLRDSSRDRNFEVDLYQPKKWRAGQTPVVIISHGLSSSPQNFADYAEHLTSYGYVVAVPQHPGSDSQHLQDLKAGLSRQIFLTSEFIDRPQDISYVIDELVRLNQRYFAGKLDLNRVAVIGHSFGGYTALAIAGATIDFDHLKKECERHLNLSLLLQCRALSLELKADNLKDERIKAIGITNPLKSAIFGPSGLASVSLPVFVQAGVYDPLTPFVLEQVRPFPWLNTPNKYLSVQEGDIHVNISNLDAGIGSLIDFFAYLSLPESALLTSYNQAFLLAFLEVHLLDNEDFLPFMQSAYAEYLSQGKEFKNFLITNASTKSLEEAITRFLDQHPSFDF; this comes from the coding sequence GTGGGAAGTTTTGTGCCAGCTCAAGCAGCACAAACGATTAACTTTCTCACTCCTAGTCCCCTTAAGTTTTCCCTGAGTATCAGTTCCTTAGAAATCTTCGCCGCTGATGGAAAAGTCGATCGAAGCTTAGCCGACTATATGAGGTTTGCTAGGGCAAATGAGGAGGAAAAAGAACGATTTCGAGAGGTCCTGCTAAAAAGAGCTGAGATCGATCCTATTTTGTTTTCCCGCTTGTTGAGAACCGAGATGGGCGAAGATATGCTTAGTCGCTGGGGTCAGCATATTGCTATTCAGGGGGGGAGAAATGGCAAATATGCTTTACGCGGAGCATTAATTAAATCTGCCTTTGATGATAATGGATTGAGTCTAATCAATATCCTTCGCCATCTTCCAACAAATATTGAGATCGATCTGCGACGAGCTTTGTCTTTAGCGAATAGAGTAGATTTAATCATTACAGCTACCAACTTCTTTCACGATGAAATATTCCGATTAGCTCAACAAGAAGTAGTTAATGCTTCCCCCGTGGACTTCACAAAACTTCCTGATTTGCGTCTACCAGGAGAATTAGGAGTAGAAAAGAAACGATGGAGACTGAGAGATTCCAGTCGAGATCGCAACTTTGAGGTCGACCTTTATCAACCAAAAAAATGGCGCGCTGGGCAAACCCCGGTGGTCATCATTTCTCACGGTTTAAGCTCCTCACCGCAAAACTTTGCTGATTATGCAGAACATCTGACCTCTTATGGTTATGTAGTGGCAGTCCCTCAACATCCTGGCAGTGACAGTCAACACCTTCAAGATCTTAAAGCCGGTCTTTCTCGTCAGATATTTCTCACCAGCGAATTCATTGACCGTCCTCAGGATATTAGTTACGTCATTGATGAATTAGTACGCCTCAATCAGAGATATTTTGCAGGAAAACTTGACCTAAATCGAGTAGCAGTAATTGGTCATTCTTTTGGCGGTTATACAGCTTTGGCGATCGCTGGAGCAACTATTGACTTTGACCATCTAAAAAAAGAATGTGAGCGCCACTTGAATTTATCGCTACTCTTACAATGTCGGGCATTGAGCTTGGAGTTAAAAGCAGACAACCTAAAAGATGAAAGGATTAAAGCGATCGGTATTACTAATCCTTTAAAAAGTGCAATTTTTGGTCCTAGTGGATTAGCATCAGTTTCCCTGCCAGTATTTGTTCAAGCTGGAGTTTACGACCCGCTTACTCCTTTTGTTCTCGAACAAGTTCGGCCTTTCCCTTGGTTAAATACTCCCAATAAATATCTGAGTGTACAAGAAGGAGATATCCATGTGAACATCTCGAACCTAGATGCTGGTATTGGAAGTTTAATTGATTTTTTTGCCTATTTGTCTCTTCCTGAGTCAGCATTGCTCACGAGCTATAATCAAGCATTTTTATTGGCATTTTTAGAAGTACATCTACTGGACAATGAAGATTTTCTTCCTTTTATGCAATCGGCATATGCCGAATATCTTAGTCAAGGAAAAGAATTTAAAAATTTTTTAATTACCAATGCTTCCACCAAGAGTTTAGAAGAGGCGATTACTCGGTTTCTAGACCAACATCCTAGTTTTGATTTCTGA
- a CDS encoding putative ion transport protein, producing the protein MSRNHKNNLIDIANNKYNRLLPFLFFILIAAPFSKPSGFLGLLLPLIFLGLLITAIYSFLNFKTLFLYLILGGSFFLLRVFAWLNNFSEVNNLKLAIVISSINAVFMALSIYFIIEEIFSRKIITVDVIKGGIVVYILLGLLWFELYKLVNWAFPNSFSSNEEFELLHFSFITLSTVGYGDILPISKFAKILANLEGIVGVLYPAIFIARLVSLYERDRL; encoded by the coding sequence ATGTCAAGGAATCATAAAAATAATCTCATCGATATTGCTAACAACAAGTACAATCGATTGCTGCCTTTTCTATTTTTTATCCTAATTGCTGCGCCTTTTTCAAAACCTAGTGGATTTTTAGGATTGTTGTTACCTCTGATTTTTTTGGGGTTACTAATTACCGCTATTTATTCATTCCTGAATTTCAAAACATTATTCCTTTACTTAATTCTTGGCGGTTCATTTTTTCTTCTACGAGTGTTTGCTTGGTTAAATAATTTTTCAGAAGTAAATAATCTTAAACTAGCCATAGTCATTAGCTCAATCAATGCAGTATTTATGGCTTTATCTATCTATTTTATAATTGAAGAAATTTTTTCGAGAAAAATAATTACAGTTGATGTAATTAAAGGAGGAATTGTTGTTTATATTTTGTTGGGATTACTCTGGTTTGAATTATACAAATTAGTTAATTGGGCATTTCCTAATTCTTTCTCTAGTAATGAAGAATTTGAACTACTTCATTTCAGTTTTATCACCTTATCAACAGTAGGTTATGGCGATATTTTACCAATCAGTAAATTTGCTAAAATTCTAGCTAATTTAGAAGGAATTGTTGGTGTACTTTATCCAGCTATATTTATTGCTAGATTAGTCAGTCTTTATGAACGAGACAGATTATAA
- a CDS encoding IS1 transposase has translation MQCPECKSTHINKNGIKKGKQNYLCVECDRQFLDCYQRQKGYSDEFKRECLKMYVNGMGFRAIARVKGIHHTTIINWIKQVGEILPDAYNPATIPEVGELDELETFIGSKSGATPRRKPPQGNAHQDKTSFGFGQR, from the coding sequence ATGCAATGTCCTGAATGTAAATCTACTCACATCAATAAAAATGGAATTAAGAAAGGAAAACAAAATTATCTCTGTGTTGAATGTGATCGACAATTTCTCGACTGTTATCAAAGACAGAAAGGTTATAGCGATGAATTCAAGCGTGAGTGCCTAAAAATGTATGTCAATGGAATGGGGTTCAGAGCAATAGCAAGAGTTAAGGGAATACATCACACGACAATCATCAATTGGATCAAACAAGTAGGAGAAATTCTACCTGATGCCTACAATCCAGCAACAATCCCCGAAGTGGGAGAACTAGACGAATTGGAAACATTTATCGGTTCAAAAAGCGGTGCGACCCCGCGGAGGAAACCTCCGCAAGGGAACGCGCACCAAGACAAAACAAGTTTTGGATTTGGACAGCGGTAG
- a CDS encoding Stearoyl-CoA 9-desaturase, translating into MTFTSVSPENGSQEPLKLNWISLIFFAIVHLSVLLTPWFFSWSALGVTILLHWLFGSIGICLGYHRLLSHRSLEIPKWLEYTLALIGVLALQGGPIFWVAGHRLHHAYTEDTEKDPYSAQRGFWWSHMLWMLYPRPEFFEYDRYQRYAPDLARDPVYRWLDRYFLLFQIPLGLLLYAIGGWSFVIYGMCLRAVLLWHSTWFINSVTHVWGYRTFEVNDNSRNLWWAAILTYGEGWHNNHHAHPNVAKAGWRWWEYDPTWWAIWVLKLVGLAKKVVMPPVQTT; encoded by the coding sequence ATGACATTTACATCTGTTTCCCCTGAAAATGGGAGTCAAGAACCCTTAAAACTCAATTGGATTAGTTTGATCTTTTTTGCGATCGTTCATCTATCAGTATTGCTAACACCTTGGTTTTTCTCTTGGAGTGCTTTAGGCGTAACCATACTTCTTCATTGGCTCTTTGGCAGTATTGGTATTTGTTTGGGCTATCATCGACTTTTAAGCCATCGCAGTTTAGAAATTCCTAAATGGCTGGAATATACCCTCGCCTTGATCGGAGTCTTGGCATTACAAGGAGGGCCGATTTTTTGGGTAGCTGGACATCGTTTACACCACGCTTATACAGAAGATACCGAAAAAGATCCTTATTCCGCTCAACGAGGTTTTTGGTGGAGTCACATGCTGTGGATGTTATATCCCCGTCCAGAATTTTTCGAGTACGATCGCTATCAGAGATATGCTCCCGACTTAGCAAGAGATCCCGTTTACCGTTGGCTCGATCGCTACTTTCTTCTCTTCCAAATTCCTCTAGGATTACTACTCTACGCGATCGGTGGTTGGTCATTTGTCATCTACGGTATGTGTTTGAGAGCCGTGTTACTCTGGCATAGCACCTGGTTCATTAACTCGGTAACTCACGTTTGGGGATATCGAACCTTTGAAGTCAATGATAACTCCCGCAATCTTTGGTGGGCAGCGATTTTAACCTATGGGGAAGGTTGGCACAACAATCACCATGCTCATCCCAACGTAGCAAAAGCTGGTTGGCGTTGGTGGGAATATGACCCGACTTGGTGGGCGATTTGGGTGCTGAAGCTAGTCGGTTTAGCTAAAAAAGTAGTGATGCCACCAGTTCAAACCACCTAA
- a CDS encoding Genome sequencing data, contig C298 — MAVSRNWENMRSFLRKAYNREVNEWFKDIADEFPENTTGRANTKRACLILPKESQNSALLKVLNFRFVVQRSHLRPHVYGLPIGSDQAIRKHKPQITLFFKEDMEDIDPDYEAVEGQISYRLMNESSETITKAELTSIANKIKVQFGGGDGDNAFRWDKGKDLASYVEKNKGYQFQLLVRNKTDAKDLVTRVLATNSDVPDWKYLSYKEADEPTSTYPTLPGTQTILGKITREPRIRPIARVRFQYAYCSIWARKQPVILYDRSLTYFDPLVES; from the coding sequence ATGGCAGTATCGAGAAATTGGGAAAACATGAGGAGTTTTTTGAGGAAAGCTTACAACAGAGAAGTTAACGAATGGTTCAAGGATATAGCTGACGAATTTCCAGAAAACACTACAGGTAGAGCCAACACCAAACGAGCTTGTCTAATACTTCCAAAGGAATCTCAAAACTCGGCTTTACTCAAAGTTCTTAATTTTAGATTTGTCGTACAGCGATCGCACCTTCGACCTCATGTTTACGGATTACCTATAGGCAGCGACCAAGCAATAAGGAAACACAAGCCACAAATAACTTTATTTTTCAAAGAAGACATGGAAGATATCGATCCAGACTATGAGGCGGTTGAAGGTCAGATTAGTTATAGGTTAATGAACGAGAGTTCCGAGACTATTACCAAAGCAGAATTGACAAGCATAGCCAATAAAATCAAAGTTCAATTTGGTGGTGGAGATGGTGATAACGCTTTTAGGTGGGACAAAGGCAAAGACTTAGCGAGCTACGTAGAAAAAAACAAAGGATATCAGTTTCAACTATTAGTTAGAAATAAAACCGATGCTAAAGACTTAGTAACTAGAGTGCTAGCAACCAACAGCGATGTCCCTGATTGGAAGTATTTAAGCTACAAGGAAGCAGATGAACCTACAAGCACTTATCCAACGCTTCCAGGTACTCAAACCATTTTAGGAAAAATTACTAGAGAACCGAGAATTAGACCAATAGCTCGCGTTCGCTTTCAATATGCTTATTGTTCTATTTGGGCCAGAAAACAACCTGTAATTCTCTACGATCGCAGCTTGACATATTTCGATCCTCTTGTTGAGTCATAA
- a CDS encoding transposase IS4 family protein yields MTEANGSERLGAVVVLHEAVEKLSKLKVVWVDQDYSGENFARAVKQVCSDSVQVEVIERQSKNFEILPKRWIVERTFGWLNRFRRLSKDYELDTDMSTAMIYGSLIRLMTRRFTA; encoded by the coding sequence GTGACTGAAGCCAATGGCTCAGAGCGACTTGGGGCAGTTGTTGTTTTGCATGAAGCAGTTGAGAAATTAAGCAAATTAAAAGTAGTTTGGGTAGACCAAGATTATTCAGGAGAAAATTTTGCTCGCGCAGTCAAACAAGTTTGTAGTGATTCAGTTCAAGTAGAAGTGATCGAAAGACAATCAAAGAATTTTGAAATTTTACCTAAGCGATGGATTGTGGAAAGAACCTTCGGTTGGTTAAATCGTTTTAGACGCTTAAGCAAAGACTATGAACTAGATACAGATATGAGTACAGCGATGATATACGGTTCATTGATTCGCCTAATGACACGAAGATTCACAGCTTAA
- a CDS encoding IS1 transposase, producing MWLVNGHVVFMLQMVGQFTRTLSPDGNQIVSKTYMTRAVRKLEVASSCAPSACLPQVEGENTRLRYYLARLHRKTLCYSKSKVMLEHSIRLLIHYLKFWDVPVRYVEKFPDF from the coding sequence ATGTGGTTAGTCAATGGGCATGTTGTTTTTATGTTACAGATGGTTGGACAGTTTACCCGAACTTTATCTCCTGACGGCAATCAAATTGTTAGTAAAACTTATATGACAAGAGCGGTACGCAAGCTTGAGGTCGCCTCAAGCTGTGCGCCGTCCGCCTGCCTTCCGCAGGTTGAAGGGGAAAATACTCGTCTCAGGTATTATCTGGCTCGACTACACCGAAAAACTCTTTGTTATTCCAAATCGAAAGTCATGTTAGAACATTCGATTCGGTTGTTAATCCATTATCTTAAATTTTGGGATGTCCCTGTTCGCTATGTCGAAAAATTCCCAGACTTTTAG
- a CDS encoding hypothetical protein (hypothetical protein MicvaDRAFT_1744) codes for MPKIIGLDVGQGYAVACLLDHFPVNIQQHFKQLQKNRQFIKLKCDRASVEKLLSLQPDVIVLEPSGFWYSAFWARVAEVHHVEVFWIGHADLSHTRGSYGFTNKRDDEDALCLAATYFDDRFIDVHGRKRYLQHYQSSEIDNARSLFLGKEQLAKLRSGMIAQIKQRLSYEFPEMASKTFTISRVQGFTPFLGWLGEGSSLELGSRACEPRDISSNSRYDKLYESSIALSLDISISDYTREHALTITQLEKRITIALLELEHILNFPEFVKYCEVFNRFGFGLSTSVLLLLHVYPFEKFLVSGLPWVDYELSKSDKLVKRHRSLRNFQAFLGLSYSIAQSGDRTTRAFHGSTMMRSHLYAWALCQICPKNYKVNTEIGRALSNHYQQLRKSNKGKDSIIRILFKATRMLFYELNKVIT; via the coding sequence ATGCCTAAAATTATCGGATTAGATGTCGGTCAAGGGTATGCCGTCGCGTGTTTACTCGACCATTTCCCCGTAAATATTCAACAACATTTTAAGCAGCTACAAAAGAACCGTCAATTTATCAAACTCAAATGCGATCGCGCCTCAGTAGAGAAGCTTCTCTCACTCCAACCAGATGTTATAGTACTTGAACCGTCTGGGTTTTGGTATTCAGCCTTTTGGGCAAGAGTTGCCGAAGTCCACCATGTTGAGGTTTTCTGGATAGGTCACGCCGATCTATCCCATACCAGAGGTAGCTATGGATTTACAAATAAAAGAGATGATGAAGACGCTTTATGCCTCGCTGCTACTTACTTCGATGACAGATTTATTGACGTTCATGGGCGTAAAAGGTATTTACAACATTACCAAAGTTCAGAAATCGACAACGCGCGATCGCTTTTCTTGGGCAAAGAGCAACTAGCTAAACTGCGATCGGGAATGATTGCCCAAATCAAGCAGAGATTGAGTTACGAATTTCCCGAAATGGCAAGTAAGACTTTTACTATTAGTCGGGTTCAAGGATTTACACCATTTTTAGGTTGGTTAGGTGAGGGGTCGTCTCTTGAACTTGGTTCAAGAGCTTGTGAACCCCGTGATATAAGTTCAAATTCTCGCTATGACAAATTATATGAGAGTTCAATCGCTCTTTCTCTTGATATTTCAATCTCTGACTACACCAGAGAACACGCGCTAACTATTACTCAATTAGAAAAGAGAATAACGATCGCTCTTCTGGAATTGGAACATATTTTAAATTTTCCCGAATTTGTGAAATACTGTGAAGTCTTTAACCGCTTTGGTTTTGGTTTGTCGACTAGTGTTTTATTGTTGCTACACGTTTACCCATTCGAGAAATTTCTGGTGTCGGGGTTACCGTGGGTAGATTACGAGCTATCAAAATCTGACAAACTCGTTAAACGACATCGCAGTCTGAGAAATTTTCAAGCATTTTTAGGTTTGAGTTACAGCATTGCTCAATCTGGGGATAGGACAACAAGAGCGTTTCACGGTTCGACAATGATGAGAAGTCATCTTTATGCTTGGGCATTGTGCCAAATTTGCCCCAAGAATTATAAAGTAAATACTGAAATTGGTAGGGCATTATCGAACCACTACCAACAGTTGAGAAAGAGTAATAAAGGAAAAGATTCAATTATCAGGATATTGTTTAAGGCTACTAGAATGTTATTTTATGAGTTGAATAAAGTTATTACATAG